One Thermoplasmata archaeon DNA segment encodes these proteins:
- a CDS encoding Rab family GTPase, with protein sequence MLRKPTMDPESKTYKFKICLVGEEGVGKTSLIHRFVSGAFDESYIRTLGAVVSKKTVALGSMHGRPVQVDMMILDIMGKRTFLQLFKEAYFHGAKGVLAVFDMTRAASLRDLTKWIDGVRDSVGPIPVYALGNKTDLTQRREATPEEASSILRSYECPILYTSAKTGDNVEQAFQGLAKTIVESSVTE encoded by the coding sequence TCTGCCTTGTGGGGGAAGAGGGCGTCGGCAAGACGAGCCTCATCCATCGTTTCGTGTCCGGTGCGTTCGACGAGTCGTACATCCGCACACTCGGGGCCGTCGTCTCGAAGAAGACCGTCGCCCTGGGATCGATGCACGGTCGGCCGGTCCAGGTCGACATGATGATCCTCGACATTATGGGCAAGCGGACGTTCTTGCAGCTGTTCAAGGAAGCGTACTTCCACGGCGCGAAGGGCGTCCTCGCGGTGTTCGACATGACCCGCGCCGCCTCGTTGCGCGACCTGACGAAGTGGATCGACGGCGTGCGGGACTCCGTCGGCCCGATCCCGGTGTACGCGCTCGGCAACAAGACCGACCTGACGCAACGCCGCGAGGCGACGCCGGAGGAAGCCTCGTCGATCCTGCGGTCGTACGAGTGCCCGATCCTGTACACGTCCGCGAAGACGGGCGACAACGTCGAGCAGGCGTTCCAAGGCCTCGCGAAGACGATCGTCGAGTCGAGCGTCACCGAGTAA